The following DNA comes from Enterocloster bolteae.
GATCTGGTCCGGTACGATATACGCCCTGCCATGTTCCGGTATGAGGAGGCGGGGAAATTGTCTGAAACAGCTGTAAAGAACGGCGCCAGGGCAAACATCCATCTGGCGGTGGATACGGGCATGAGCCGGATTGGAATGACGCCGGATGAGGCGTCGGCAGACGAGGCGGCCCGTATATCCAGGCTTCCCGGAATATGCATTGAGGGTATGTTTACCCATTTTGCCAGGGCAGACGAGGCGGACAAGGCATTTTATGAGGCACAGTATAAGAAATACAGGGAATTCTGTGAAATGCTCTGCAGCCGTGGGGTGGATATCCCGATCCGCCACTGCTCCAACAGCGCCGGTATTGTGGAGGGGCTGGACTCCAACGGACTGGATATGGTGCGCGCCGGAATCTCTATTTACGGCCTGTACCCATCAGACGAGGTGGCCCGGGACAGGGTGAAGCTGGTTCCTGCCATGGAGCTTAAGAGCTTTATCACATACATAAAGACCATTGGGCCGGGTACGGCTGTGAGCTATGGGGGTACCTTTGTGGCGGACCGTCCCATGCGTGTGGCCACCATTCCCGTGGGATACGGGGACGGCTACCTGCGCAGTCTCTCCAACAAGGGAGCGGTGCTTATCCGGGGAAAACGGGCAGAGATCCTTGGCAGGATATGCATGGACCAGTTTATGGCAGATGTCACAGACATCCCGGAGGCAGAGGAAGGCGACCAGGTGACTCTCATTGGAAGGGATGGGGAGGAATGCATCACGGTGGAGGAGTTAGCTGCCTTAAGCGGCGGTTTTCACTATGAGATTATCTGCCAAATCGGCAAACGGGTTCCAAGAGTCTACCTGCGGGACGGGAAGGCCATTGGGAAAAAGGATTACTTTAATGATATTTACGAGGGCTTTGGATATATGTAAAAGCCTACCAGGCTCAAAGAGAACGTCTGATTCATATGTTATTAGTGTGGCGTAAAGCCGGCCGGATGCACCAGTGTATCCCGGCTATGTATACACAGGTCAAAAATGTCAATACTAAGGTTGAATAAATTGACGGAGTGTGAACGATGTGATTATCAGACGTGGAGATATTTATTATGCAGATTTGCGGCCGGTGGTGGGTTCGGAACAGGGGGGAGTGCGCCCTGTGCTGATTATCCAGAATGACGTGGGAAACAAGCACAGCCCCACGGTCATATGTGCGGCCATTACATCCAGGATGAACAAAGCCAAGCTGCCCACCCATGTGGAGCTGCCCACCAGGCGCTGTGCCATGATTAAGGATTCGGTCATTCTCCTGGAACAGCTGCGCACCATTGACAAGCAGAGACTGAAGGAGAAAATCTGCCACATTGACGAGGAGCTTCAGCAGAAGGTGGATGAGGCCCTTATGATTAGCCTGGAACTGCGTACATAAGCAGGCGGGGGACCCGTGAGCGGGAACCAAGAGCAGGAGCATAAGGCACCATTGACGAAATATGAGAAAAATGATATGATAAGCAGAGTTATGCCGTATTTTAGGGGTATAGCTCTGTTTTTTTGGCAGGGCCCGACGGTTATGGTGTTTCATGAGTATGAAAGGAGTCTTTTTGTCATTATGGACGATGGTTATCCACCTGTCAGTATCCTCATATTGATAGGATTTATTCTTCTGGAGGCAGTGTTTTACGGTTTTGGTTCGGCAATACAGAATGTGAACGAAGGGAAGCTGGAAGAGGAGGCGGCCGGGGGGAATAAGAAGGCCGCGCGTCTGTTAGAGATAGTGAACCGTCCCGTGCGGTTCGTCCATACCATCCAGGTCACCACCCATCTGATGGGTATGATTATAGGAGCGGCGATCCTTCCTGCCATGATTGGCATGGTGGAGCGCAGGTTCCTTTTGGGAAAGGTACTGGCCTGGGTAGATCCGGCCCAGGTGATGGCGGCAGCGGGCACGCCCTGGTACAGGAATCCGTCCTGGTGGCAGTGGGCAGGGATTCTGGCCCTGGTCACCATATTTGTCCTGGTGCTGGTTATCAGCTTCGGCATCATCATACCTAAACGTCTGGCGGCCAAGGAGCCTGAGAAGTGGGGATACCATATGCTTCCGGTGGTGCTCTTTTTCGCGGGGCTATTCCTGCCCCTGACACGCCTGATTACGTTGATTTCTTCCCTGGTGCTTAAGCTCTTCGGGGTGGACCTGGCGGATGACGACGGCAACGTGACAGAGGAAGATATCATGTCTATGGTGAATGAAGGCCATGAACAGGGTGTCCTGGAAGCGGATGAGACAGAGATGATAACCAATATCTTTGAGCTGGGAGACAAGGAAGCCGCGGATATCATGACGCACCGCACCAACATGACGGTTCTGGACGGCAGCATGAGCCTTAAGGAGGCAGTGGATTTTATCCTGAATGAAGGCGTGAATACCCGGTACCCTGTATACGGAGAGGACATAGATGATATCATCGGCATACTCCACATGCGCGATGCCATGACCTTTGCGGAAAAGGAAGAGAACAAGGACAGGATGGTTATGGACATTCCCGGCCTTTTAAGGGAAGCCAATTTTATACCTGAGACAAGGAACATCGACACCCTTTTCAAGGAGATGCAGTCCCGCAAGATTCACATGGAAATCGTGGTGGATGAGTACGGACAGACAGCAGGCCTTCTCACCATGGAGGACATACTGGAAGAAATCGTAGGCAACATCATGGATGAATACGATGAGGAAGAGGATTTCATACAGGCCATGGAGGATGGCACTTTTGTCATGAGCGGCCTTACGCCCTTGGAAGATGTGATGGAAACCCTGGATATTGAACTGCCTGAGGAGGACAGCGACACCTACGATACCCTGAATGGATATCTGGTCTCACGGCTGGACCGCATCCCTCAGGAAGGGGAGAACCCCCAGGTGGAGTTCGGCGGCTGGCTCTTTGAAGTGGAGCGGGCCGGCAATAAGATGATAGAGAGCGTCCGGGTCGTGCCTGTGCCAGAAAGCGGGAAGGCTGCGGACCGCGGGAAAGATTCGGTGGAAGAGAAATATGATGCAGTTAATAGAGAGTACGAAGGAGATGTTTCGTGACAGCAGATTTTTAAGGAAGGCGCTGATGATTGCCTGTCCCGTGGCTCTGCAGGGAATGCTCAACACAGTGGTAAACCTGGTGGATACCCTGATGATTGGCACCATGGGGGCCACCGCCATAGCGGCAGTGGGACTGGCCAATAAGTTCTTCTTTGTTTTTTCGCTTCTGGTATTCGGAATTGTCAGCGGAAGCGGCGTGCTGGCGGCCCAGTTCTGGGGAAACGGTGATTTGAGGAGCATACGGAAGGTCCTGGGGCTTTCCATACTTCTGGCTCTGACAGGGGCCTTGTTCTTCGTTGTGCCGGCCCTTGTTTCCCCACAATCCGTCATGCGCATATTCACCACCAGCCATGACAGCGTGGAGCTGGGGTCAAAGTATTTGAAAATAGCGGTATTAACCTACCCCTTTCTGGCCATGACCAATGTGTATGTGGCCATACTCAGGGCGGTGAACAAGGTCATTTTCCCTGTCATAAGCAGCTGCATAGCAATCGTGATTAATATATGCCTGAACTATGTGCTGATTTTCGGCAAGCTGGGTATGCCTGCCATGGGAGTGTCGGGTGCGGCTGTGGCCACCCTGATAGCAAGGATAATTGAAATTGTGCTGATTCTGGGGTATGTGTACGGAAAAAGGCTTCCGGTGGCCTGCGGCCTTCAGGATTTGTTTGGCTGGAGCAGACTGTTTGTCAGCCGGTTTTTCGGCACATCAGCCCCTGTCATTGCCAATGAGTTCATGTGGGGGCTGGGCACCACCATGTATTCTCTGGCATACGGGCGCATGGGGGACGAGGCAGTGGCGGCCATCACCATTGCCACCACCATACAGGATATACTGGTGGTATTGTTCCAGGGCCTGAGCGCGGCCACTGCCGTTATCCTGGGCAATGAGCTGGGGGCAGGCCATCTCAAGCGGGCGGAGAAGTATGCGGTGCATTTCTTCATCCTCCAGTTCATTGCCACGGTAGGCGTGGCAGTGGTGCTGATTGGCATTCGCTGGCCCATCATCGGCCTTTACAACATTACGCCTGAGGTGGCCCGGGACGTAAGCCTGTGCATCCTGATTTTTGCGGCCTACATGCCGGCCAAGATGTTCAATTATGTCAATGTGGTGGGTGTGCTGAGAAGCGGCGGCGATACCAAGATGTGTCTGTTCCTTGATACCAGCGGCGTGTGGTTCATCGGCGTACCGCTGGCGTTTTTGGGAGCCCTGGTGTGGAGGCTGCCTATCTATACAGTGTATGCCCTGGTTATGACGGAAGAGGTATATAAGGCTGTTCTGGGATATATACGGTACAGGCAGAAGAAGTGGCTCAGGAACCTGGCTTCAGATGTGGGGTGAGTCTGGCAGACAGGGGCTGGGCAAAAGGGTCTGCCGGCCGAAGAATTTTTCTTGCCATATAAAAAAAATCGTGTTAATATAGAAAAGATGTGTATAAAATACAGCAGAAGGCTGTATTTGAACGTATAAACCATATATAAACCATAAAAGAAGAAACAGGAAAGGGTGTTTACCAATGTCAGGACATTCAAAGTTTGCCAACATTAAACATAAGAAAGAGCGCAACGACGCTGCCAAGGGCAAAATCTTCACTGTCATCGGCCGTGAGATTGCAGTCGCTGTAAAAGAGGGCGGGGCAGATCCGGCCAATAACAGTAAACTGAGGGACGTCATCGCCAAGGCAAAGGCCAACAACATGCCCAATGATACCATTGACCGCGGCATCAAGAAGGCGGCAGGCGATGCCAATTCCGTAAACTACGAGACCCTCACATACGAGGGATACGGCCCCAACGGCGTAGCTATCATCGTAGATACACTGACCGACAATAAGAACCGTACGGCTGCCAATGTGAGGAGCGCCTTTACAAAGGGCGGCGGCAACGTAGGCACACCGGGAAGCGTGTCCTATATGTTTGACAAAAAGGGACAGATCATCATTGACAAGGAAGAGTGCGACATGGATCCGGATGAGCTGATGATGCTTGCCCTGGATGCAGGAGCAGAGGATTTCTCCGAGGAGGAGGACAGCTACGAGGTCGTTACGGCGCCTGAGGATTTCAGCGCGGTGCGCGAGGCACTGGAGGCCCAGAGCATTCCCATGATGCAGGCGGATGTGACCATGATTCCCCAGACATGGGTGGAGCTGACCGATGAGGATGATATCAAGAAGTTAAACCGTACACTGGATTTGCTGGATGAGGATGACGATGTCCAGGCTGTGTACCATAACTGGGATGAGTGATCAAAATAGATGACATAACCGCAAAGCCAGTAAAATCAAGGCTTCCGGCGGTTTTTGAGGGCGATTTTCAAAGCCCCAAAAAATCCAATTTTATAGATGACATAGCGTTTTTGGAGTCAAAAAACGATTTTGAGGCAGTGAGATGAAAAAAATCTCACTGCCTTTTTTCATTTCTGAAAATCGACAAAAAAGTGGTTTGCAAAAATATAACCATTTTTTGAAAGAAATTTGAAGTTTGTGAAAAAGAGATAAAGTTTATTTTGAAAGAAACTGTATCTTTGTTGATACAGTTCGAAATATATTTTTTAAAAGAGAGGAGGAATTCAGATATAACAAAAAAATAAATTTATTTTGTGAAAACCAACTAAATTAAGTAACCTTCAAAAAATGAAAAGAGGAATGAAAATGAAGGAAAAAGAAATCAAAGTACTAAGAGTAAAGCCGCATGAACATCCTGAAGTCTATATGCTGAAAAATACATTGGAAGCAATGCAGGAAGCAGTAGGAGGATATATTGACATCGTAGGATTAGATGACAATGTATGCATCCTATTAAATGATGAGGGAAAATTGATAGGCTTGGAAGGTAACAGGAGAATCGGCAGCGATATCATCGTTGGCGATTTTTTTGTTTGCGGCAGTGACGAGGAAGGAAACCTGACATCATTGAGTGAGGAGGCGTTGGACACATACACAAAAATTTTTTATGAACCACAGGAGTTTACAAAAGAAGAAATAGAAGAAACGACAGTAATTGAATTTTACACATTTGAATAAGGAGGATGTACAGTTATGAAAAATATGAAGACAGAACCAAGTGAAAAAACAATTATTTACAGAACTCCAGGTGATCCTATTGAAATCACAGATGAAATGCTGGAGAATGCAGAGATCAATCCTAATGAATTGGTAGATATCATTCTTCAAAAGGGATGCATCATTATAAAGCCAACAAGTGTGCTTGGCAGATTACCAGAGGATCTGCTTTTGCTTTATGAAGAACTTGGATTTTCGAGAGAAATGGTGGAGTGTGTTTTTACAAAATATGCTGAAGAAGCAGGAGGATTCGATGCTTTGGTTGAACAAATCAAAAAAGAAAAAAATGTGGCATTGTGGTAAGGTGAGAAAATGCGAAAAATAACAGACTTAAGAGGAATCAAAGATACCGCCAAAGTATTCCTGCACATGAATATAGAAAAAACAAAGTTTTCGCCGTTGGTCATCAAGCATCCGTTTACAGATTCAGCGATGGTTTGTCTGTCGCAGACTGACGGCGAAATTGCTTTTGCCAATATTATGGAAGACACAAAGGCATTTACCCTATGGAAAGAACAAGTGGAAAAGCAGATTGATACTGCGGAAGATGTGTTTGGGGTATATCACCTCATGACAAAATCTTATCTGCTTGCTTTTTTAAAATATACGGAATCATACTTGTCCAGAGAGGATTTTTCCAAAATGCTTGCAGACATCTGGATTCGGACAGAAGCACCTAATCTTGATCCCAACTTCAAGCAGAAAGAACTGCTGGATCTGTTCCGTGATTCAAAACAGGAGGAGATGATGACAGAAGATGAAATAGAAACACTGCGAAGCCTGCCGGAAACAGTATCGGTTTATCGAGGCGTGACTTCATATAATGCAGGCAAGGTCAAAGCCTTGTCTTGGACACTGGATCAAAAGGTTGCCCAATGGTTTGCCAATCGATTTGGAGAAAACGGTACTGTTTATGAGGCGGAAATTTCAAAGGAACATATTTTAGCGTTATTTAAAGGAAGAAATGAGTGGGAGGTGATTGTGGAACCAGATCACTTACTTCAGTTATCAGAAGCTATGGAAGAAAATATGGAAGAACCACAGTTATAAAAACATGATGGCAGGAACATGAAACATTCATGTTCTTTTTTTGTGCCAGAAAGGAGCAGAAATGAAAAGAAAGTATCCGCAGAAGAATAAACAGCGACCGGCGAAAAAGCTTCCGCCGGAGAGCAGAGTCCAGCCTCATAAAAAAGTAAAGTATCACAGGCGATCTGATCAGATTTACGGGAGGTAATCCATATGGAAAAAGCATCCCATAAAGCCAATGTGCAGTGTGCCGAAGACATCGGAAAAGCCATCAACAGTTATTTCGATGGTTTTCATTACCATACAGGCTTTGAGAAAGAACTTATTGAAACCTATGGCATGGAGCAAGTCAAATATGTTGTTGCTTATAACATCCAGCAAAAGCTTAACGATGGAAGGATCAGCAAAGAGAATAAGACCTGGGCATTGCAGAGCCAAATGAACCAAGGCGAAGGCAACCCCAAACCGGAATATACGATCCATACCCACAGTGGCTTGTTGGATTTATTTGCCAATAGTATTCGAGAACAACAGCTTATCCATGAAGCCGAAGAAAACATGAAAGGAGGTGATGCCGATGAAATAGAAGAAACTGATCTGGATATGCAGATATAAGCAAAGAAACAAGGCGGAGCAATCCGCCTTGTTTCCGTTTTAAGATTCTGAAAACAAGCCCATAAGACAAAACGAATCGGAGCAGAAAGCTCTCTTTTCGCTGCCGTCTTACAGGTTGTTGTATGTTACCTCAGAAAAAAGGAAACGTCAACAGCATGAAAAGAAAAGACAGCGAAAGGAGAAATGTGTATGTATTTTTTGGATTTTTTTGCTGGGATCGGGTTGTTCCGTTTGGGACTGGAGCAGGCAGGCTGGACCTGCAAAGGGCATTGTGAGATAGACAAATATGCCAATATGAGCTATCAGGCGATGCACCACATAAAGGAGGGAGAGTGGTTTGAAGAAGACATCACCAAAGTCAGTGCCCAAAGCCTACCAGATGTCGATCTTTGGACAGGCGGATTCCCTTGCCAGGATGTCTCAATGGCGGGGGAAAGGAGAGGATTATACGGAGAACGAACTGGCTTGTTTTTTGAGTTTGTTCGACTCCTCCGAGAACGAGGTTACCATAAACCCAGATGGCTTATCCTTGAAAATGTTAAGGGAATCTTTTCCTCTGGCGGAGGCTGGGATTTTGCCATTGTTCTATGTGAACTGGCCGCATTGGGGTACGGTGTGGAATACGCGCTTGTCAATTCCAAAGACTACGGTGTACCCCAAAGCAGAGAGCGTGTGTACATTATCGGAGATCTTACAGGAAGAAGTACCGGAAAAATATTTCCTCTCAGAAGTCCAGGCAAGACAGCTCCTGCACAGATTATTGGAGGCCCACAGGGAAGCAGGATCTATGACACAGGAGGTGTTTCACCAACTATCACTTCTGGAACAGGAGGATTAGGCGCAAAAACAGGTTTATACTTTGTTGCAAAGGATGAGCAAAGCGGTCTTGTGACAAAACCATACAGCGGCACCATTGACGCAAGCTATGGAAAGGGCTTGGGATGCCGACAGCATAGGACAGGCATTTTGGAAAGCAGACTGCCAAGAGCTTTGTTGAATCCAGGAAAAGAAAAAACAAGACAAAACGGAAGGAGAATCAAAGAAGAAGACGAGGAAATGTTTACACTTACGGCATCTGATATTCATGGAATCCTTTTGGATTCCCGTATCCGAAGACTGACACCATTGGAAACATTTCGTCTGCAAGGGGTACCGGATGCATATTTTGAAAGAGCAGCCAGCGTATGTTCAGACGCACAGCTGTATAAGCAGATCGGAAACGCAGTCACAGTGCCTGTGGTACGAGCCATAGGCGAAAAAATAGCGGAATATTGGAAAGGGGAAAAATAAATATGATTCAAGTGACTTTTTGCAGTAAACAACTTTTTGAAAAGAAAAATGAGGTGGATGTTTCTCTCAGACTTCCCGCAGATGCAGAAACCATGAAACGATATTTAGATGCAGCTGGCGTCAGAGATATGGATGACCTTCTGATCAGTGATTTCAGCATCCATGAGCTTTACGCATGGAGCTGTGGAGAATATCAGGAATGGGATAAAGCTGATCTTAACGAGCTGAACTATCTGGCAACAAGACTTGAGGAATTGTTTGAGGAAGACCAGGATGAGCTGTACTGTGATTTATTGGAAATGCATCAGCCTCAAAGTGCTGCTGACATGATCAATCTATCTTATGGTTTCGACAAAGTATCTTATGATCCTGCAATTCGAAGCAATCAGGAATTGGGAGAACACCTTGTAAAGAACAATCTTTTTGTGGTTCCAGAAGATATGAAATCATTTGTGGACTATAACAAGGTGGGACAGCTTTATCTTTATACCATGAAACATTCGAAAGACGCTGGCATGATGCAAGTCGATGAGAATGGTTGTATCTGTGATAGCCACAAGGAGCAGGAAAGATATGGTTATTATGACGGAGTGAATGTTCCAGAGGAATATATGATTCTGACAGAAGAAGTTTTTGAAGATCAAGCACAGCAGCATATTCAAAGCTGAGAGCAGACAGATGGTCTGTTTTTTTATTACTTATTAAGGAGGAATTTTATATGATTCGTTTGTATGTGGCAAGTGAAAAGTTGGTAAAAGAGGAAAAAGACATCTGTGTCAGATTGGTGCTTCCGGTAGAAGAAAATGAAATCTGGATTGCTCTTCAGAAGGCAGAAATGGAATCATTAGATGACTGCGAGATTTCAGATGTAGAGTGTGATGTGGAAGAAGCACAGGAGTTTTTGTGTTCTTTGGAGATCAGCAAAGCAAATATCTTTGAGTTGAACGTTTTTGCCGGTCTTCTTTCCGCATTGCCGGAAGATGAATTGATGCTTTATCGCAAGAAGCTAAAAGATCAGCAGCCCAAAAGCCTCGAAGAAGCCATTTATGAGATTTGACGCAGGCAGAAAAAATTGCAAAGGAGGTGTAGCCGTTGAATGAAGTGATAAAGCAAATGCAGAAAAGAATTGTGGAAGGCATACAGCTTCCAGATAAGAAGCAGCAAAATCAGTTAAGAAAAGATGTGGAACAAGCACTGCAGGAAAGCATCAAGGATTTAGCAGAGCATGGCGGCGGACCACAAGCAGAAGACAGGTTTTGGAAACGATTAGAGCATATTGCAGCCAAAGAGCCGAAAAATCGAATCATATATCAGCACTATCAGGATATTAGTTATTTCTGGCAGTATACGGAAAACTGGTATAGTTGCTATCCGCCGAACTTAAGTGAGGAAGAAAGAGATAAAGCTCTTGGTTATGCGGAATTTAAAAGAAAAAACGTGGAAGACAGAGAAAGGTATATGACCGTCTATTTCCCGTGCGGCAGAATTGGTTTGAAAGGTTTTTTTGTAGACAATAAATTACCTGAAAGCTGTGGGCATACGGTTTATGGAGTTTATTGCGAAAATGAAAAAACATATACCATAGGAGAAATGCTTGAAAAACTGCCAAAAGAAGAAATGGATGTATTTCAACTTAACGAGCTATTCTGCAGGTTTGATAAGCTGCCAGAGGAAATGCAGCGTGTATATGATTTGACGCTTCAATTAAAAGAACCGAGAAATGTAAAGGGAATGATCGACCTGATGGAACATCTTTCGGAAGTCTGTGTGGTAAACGGCATCCAAAATGAAAGGCAGTTAGGCGAGTTTTTGGTGGAAAATGAACTTTTTGATGTTTCATTTCCAGATGAAGTTTTGCCATATCTGGATTACGCAAAAATCGGCAGGGAACATATGCAGACACATCAGGGGAAACTTATTCAAGGTGCGTATGTGGAAGATACTTCTACTGATAATGTAAATCAATTCAGCCAAGAATCAAACGAAGAAAATGACCAAAGCGATGATTATGAAATGAAGTTGTGAAAGGAAGGGATAAAAATGGATAAAGGCTCATAGAAGTGAGGCGATGAAATATGGTAAACAGTATGATTCCATGGATTGGTGGAAAACGATTGATGCGTGAGTTCCTCATTGCACGTTTCCCACCGCATTATGATAAATATGTAGAAGTATTCGGTGGTGCTGGTTGGGTTCTTTTCGCCAAAAAGCCGGAAAGGTTTGAGGTGTATAACGATGCCAATTCTAATTTGACCAATATGTTCCATGTGGTAAAACATAAGCCCATGAGCTTTGTAAAAGAGCTTGGTTTTTTGCCGCTGAACAGCAGAGCTGAGTTTGATCTGATGCTGGACTGGCATAGAAAGCAAGATTTTTCACTGCCATATCAGACAGAAGAAATGGCACTGGCAAAGATTTATCTTTCCCCTATAGATTTTCGGGAGTATAAAGAACTGATCACAACACAGGCTGAACTGGGCGATGTCAGGCGAGCAGCTACATTTTATAAGCTGATCCGCTACAGCTATGCGGCAGGTGGAAACAGCTTCAATGGTCAGCCGGTAAATATCGCCCAGACATACCGCACCATATGGCTTGCCAACCGCAGGCTGAATGAAAACGGCGTGAAGAGTGACAGTGAGATTTTGATGGCTGGCGGAAATCCGGGCAAAGGCGTGATCATACAGAATAAAAGTTTTGAGGTCATCATCGCTTTGTATGACAGTCCAATGACTTTCTTTTATCTTGATCCTCCGTACTATGGAACAGAAAAGCAGTATGAGGAGCTGTTTACATTGGAACTGCATTATCTGCTCCGTGAAGTGCTGGGGAAGATAGAAGGATTTTTTATGCTTTCATACAATGATTGTGCGTTTATCCGTGAGTTGTATAAAGATTTTTATATCACGCCTTTTGAAAGACTCAACAGCATAGCACAGAAATATACACCAGGAGGTATGTTCAAAGAACTTGTGATTACAAATTACGATCCAAATCTGAGGTTAAACAGTCAGCCAAAACAGCTGACTTTATTATAAAAAGGAGGTATTGATATGACAATCAATTGTTTTAAAACTGTCAGTGCGAAGGGGTTGATTTATCTGCCTGTGGCACTTAGAAGATTCGTTGGAATCCATGAGGATGATGTGGTGCAGATAACCGGAAGGGGCGGGATCATTTTAATCAATAAGGCGGAAGTGACTGCGGAGAACCCTGTGGAGGTACTGCAGGCAGATTTCCAAAAAGAAAAGGAGGATGCGGAAAAAGAACGAGATCAGATCAAAAACAGAATCAAGCAGTTATTAAGCGAAGGAAAGTCCTTAGATGAAGTATTGGACGAAGTCCTTCGCTTTTTGTTTTGAAAAGGGGTGATAAGCCATGGACATTGAAAAAGCATTGAGGCAGTATCAGAAAA
Coding sequences within:
- the alr gene encoding alanine racemase codes for the protein MNSYSRVYASIDLDAVESNMRAMKDSLPPSASMIGVVKTDGYGHGAVPVARAIDPYVKGYAVATIDEAIILRRHGIQKMILVLGVTHESRFEDLVRYDIRPAMFRYEEAGKLSETAVKNGARANIHLAVDTGMSRIGMTPDEASADEAARISRLPGICIEGMFTHFARADEADKAFYEAQYKKYREFCEMLCSRGVDIPIRHCSNSAGIVEGLDSNGLDMVRAGISIYGLYPSDEVARDRVKLVPAMELKSFITYIKTIGPGTAVSYGGTFVADRPMRVATIPVGYGDGYLRSLSNKGAVLIRGKRAEILGRICMDQFMADVTDIPEAEEGDQVTLIGRDGEECITVEELAALSGGFHYEIICQIGKRVPRVYLRDGKAIGKKDYFNDIYEGFGYM
- a CDS encoding type II toxin-antitoxin system PemK/MazF family toxin, whose protein sequence is MIIRRGDIYYADLRPVVGSEQGGVRPVLIIQNDVGNKHSPTVICAAITSRMNKAKLPTHVELPTRRCAMIKDSVILLEQLRTIDKQRLKEKICHIDEELQQKVDEALMISLELRT
- a CDS encoding hemolysin family protein, with amino-acid sequence MDDGYPPVSILILIGFILLEAVFYGFGSAIQNVNEGKLEEEAAGGNKKAARLLEIVNRPVRFVHTIQVTTHLMGMIIGAAILPAMIGMVERRFLLGKVLAWVDPAQVMAAAGTPWYRNPSWWQWAGILALVTIFVLVLVISFGIIIPKRLAAKEPEKWGYHMLPVVLFFAGLFLPLTRLITLISSLVLKLFGVDLADDDGNVTEEDIMSMVNEGHEQGVLEADETEMITNIFELGDKEAADIMTHRTNMTVLDGSMSLKEAVDFILNEGVNTRYPVYGEDIDDIIGILHMRDAMTFAEKEENKDRMVMDIPGLLREANFIPETRNIDTLFKEMQSRKIHMEIVVDEYGQTAGLLTMEDILEEIVGNIMDEYDEEEDFIQAMEDGTFVMSGLTPLEDVMETLDIELPEEDSDTYDTLNGYLVSRLDRIPQEGENPQVEFGGWLFEVERAGNKMIESVRVVPVPESGKAADRGKDSVEEKYDAVNREYEGDVS
- a CDS encoding MATE family efflux transporter, translating into MMQLIESTKEMFRDSRFLRKALMIACPVALQGMLNTVVNLVDTLMIGTMGATAIAAVGLANKFFFVFSLLVFGIVSGSGVLAAQFWGNGDLRSIRKVLGLSILLALTGALFFVVPALVSPQSVMRIFTTSHDSVELGSKYLKIAVLTYPFLAMTNVYVAILRAVNKVIFPVISSCIAIVINICLNYVLIFGKLGMPAMGVSGAAVATLIARIIEIVLILGYVYGKRLPVACGLQDLFGWSRLFVSRFFGTSAPVIANEFMWGLGTTMYSLAYGRMGDEAVAAITIATTIQDILVVLFQGLSAATAVILGNELGAGHLKRAEKYAVHFFILQFIATVGVAVVLIGIRWPIIGLYNITPEVARDVSLCILIFAAYMPAKMFNYVNVVGVLRSGGDTKMCLFLDTSGVWFIGVPLAFLGALVWRLPIYTVYALVMTEEVYKAVLGYIRYRQKKWLRNLASDVG
- a CDS encoding YebC/PmpR family DNA-binding transcriptional regulator, translating into MSGHSKFANIKHKKERNDAAKGKIFTVIGREIAVAVKEGGADPANNSKLRDVIAKAKANNMPNDTIDRGIKKAAGDANSVNYETLTYEGYGPNGVAIIVDTLTDNKNRTAANVRSAFTKGGGNVGTPGSVSYMFDKKGQIIIDKEECDMDPDELMMLALDAGAEDFSEEEDSYEVVTAPEDFSAVREALEAQSIPMMQADVTMIPQTWVELTDEDDIKKLNRTLDLLDEDDDVQAVYHNWDE
- a CDS encoding DUF3846 domain-containing protein codes for the protein MKEKEIKVLRVKPHEHPEVYMLKNTLEAMQEAVGGYIDIVGLDDNVCILLNDEGKLIGLEGNRRIGSDIIVGDFFVCGSDEEGNLTSLSEEALDTYTKIFYEPQEFTKEEIEETTVIEFYTFE
- a CDS encoding DUF3849 domain-containing protein; amino-acid sequence: MEKASHKANVQCAEDIGKAINSYFDGFHYHTGFEKELIETYGMEQVKYVVAYNIQQKLNDGRISKENKTWALQSQMNQGEGNPKPEYTIHTHSGLLDLFANSIREQQLIHEAEENMKGGDADEIEETDLDMQI
- a CDS encoding DNA cytosine methyltransferase; translated protein: MYFLDFFAGIGLFRLGLEQAGWTCKGHCEIDKYANMSYQAMHHIKEGEWFEEDITKVSAQSLPDVDLWTGGFPCQDVSMAGERRGLYGERTGLFFEFVRLLRERGYHKPRWLILENVKGIFSSGGGWDFAIVLCELAALGYGVEYALVNSKDYGVPQSRERVYIIGDLTGRSTGKIFPLRSPGKTAPAQIIGGPQGSRIYDTGGVSPTITSGTGGLGAKTGLYFVAKDEQSGLVTKPYSGTIDASYGKGLGCRQHRTGILESRLPRALLNPGKEKTRQNGRRIKEEDEEMFTLTASDIHGILLDSRIRRLTPLETFRLQGVPDAYFERAASVCSDAQLYKQIGNAVTVPVVRAIGEKIAEYWKGEK
- a CDS encoding antirestriction protein ArdA; this translates as MIQVTFCSKQLFEKKNEVDVSLRLPADAETMKRYLDAAGVRDMDDLLISDFSIHELYAWSCGEYQEWDKADLNELNYLATRLEELFEEDQDELYCDLLEMHQPQSAADMINLSYGFDKVSYDPAIRSNQELGEHLVKNNLFVVPEDMKSFVDYNKVGQLYLYTMKHSKDAGMMQVDENGCICDSHKEQERYGYYDGVNVPEEYMILTEEVFEDQAQQHIQS
- a CDS encoding DNA adenine methylase is translated as MVNSMIPWIGGKRLMREFLIARFPPHYDKYVEVFGGAGWVLFAKKPERFEVYNDANSNLTNMFHVVKHKPMSFVKELGFLPLNSRAEFDLMLDWHRKQDFSLPYQTEEMALAKIYLSPIDFREYKELITTQAELGDVRRAATFYKLIRYSYAAGGNSFNGQPVNIAQTYRTIWLANRRLNENGVKSDSEILMAGGNPGKGVIIQNKSFEVIIALYDSPMTFFYLDPPYYGTEKQYEELFTLELHYLLREVLGKIEGFFMLSYNDCAFIRELYKDFYITPFERLNSIAQKYTPGGMFKELVITNYDPNLRLNSQPKQLTLL